One Paenarthrobacter aurescens TC1 DNA window includes the following coding sequences:
- a CDS encoding hypothetical protein (identified by Glimmer2; putative): MYKAQTIIPAAQDLAREWVTHAAEGTSSQTDAVVRWALARINHADVPSVVHGVMLTLTGNKKAAKEAKRTATRAVKKATQALSRKTTQRSSGRAVWFTAIVAALVGAGAVFAWRMMMPPGEPEPVSQPETPVQPPVPPVP, translated from the coding sequence ATGTACAAAGCGCAAACCATCATCCCCGCCGCCCAGGATCTGGCACGGGAGTGGGTAACGCATGCAGCTGAGGGCACGTCGTCCCAGACGGATGCGGTGGTGAGGTGGGCATTGGCCCGGATCAACCATGCCGATGTGCCGTCCGTGGTGCATGGCGTCATGCTCACTTTGACCGGTAACAAGAAGGCTGCCAAGGAAGCTAAACGCACCGCAACCAGAGCAGTGAAGAAGGCAACCCAAGCGCTCAGCCGGAAGACAACTCAACGCAGCTCCGGCCGTGCCGTATGGTTTACCGCCATCGTTGCGGCCCTGGTGGGTGCGGGCGCAGTCTTTGCTTGGCGCATGATGATGCCCCCGGGCGAACCTGAGCCGGTCAGTCAGCCGGAGACCCCGGTCCAGCCGCCAGTGCCCCCGGTTCCCTAG
- a CDS encoding putative integral membrane protein: protein MSLSEEERRSLEELERDLASTDPDLAYELKSGRPRGALARAVLGTLAVLAGFVMVIAGIISQLVILGVLGFLLASGGAYWLFAGKSLRRRIQRHDDDPAP, encoded by the coding sequence ATGTCGTTGTCGGAAGAAGAACGCAGGAGCTTGGAAGAGCTGGAGCGGGATCTCGCTTCAACGGATCCCGATCTCGCCTATGAGCTGAAGTCAGGCCGCCCACGAGGCGCGCTGGCGCGTGCTGTTCTGGGCACTCTTGCCGTCTTGGCCGGTTTCGTGATGGTTATCGCCGGGATCATTAGCCAGCTGGTCATTTTGGGCGTGCTGGGGTTCCTGTTGGCCAGCGGCGGCGCTTACTGGCTCTTTGCCGGGAAGTCGCTACGGAGACGGATACAACGGCACGACGACGACCCTGCACCGTAG
- a CDS encoding hypothetical protein (identified by Glimmer2; putative) — protein MAASLITRGTEPSGSRLTKGPQHAYDGVAGYGPLMHGLPNADWKVEFPMARRSSTKAANLPGPGSKRRGPGRAIWLIAAGLVAGIAGGIFGFRMLVPPGEPEPDKTPQRQPAEILVPEEPVEISTRMRPGEWTEESLLEHVEDYKQQIRDMGARESQIVVNVERTEAGAARVVVSWDRS, from the coding sequence ATGGCGGCGTCGTTGATTACTCGGGGGACGGAACCATCGGGATCGCGCCTTACCAAGGGTCCTCAGCATGCTTACGATGGAGTGGCGGGTTACGGCCCACTAATGCACGGACTACCGAACGCCGACTGGAAAGTTGAATTCCCCATGGCACGACGAAGCTCCACCAAAGCAGCAAACCTCCCCGGCCCCGGTTCCAAACGACGCGGACCCGGACGGGCCATCTGGCTAATTGCCGCGGGTCTCGTCGCTGGCATAGCCGGTGGAATTTTCGGTTTCCGCATGCTGGTGCCACCGGGAGAGCCCGAACCGGACAAGACCCCTCAGCGGCAACCTGCCGAAATTCTGGTCCCGGAAGAGCCGGTCGAGATCTCAACGAGAATGCGTCCCGGCGAATGGACTGAAGAGTCATTGCTGGAGCACGTCGAGGATTACAAGCAGCAGATCCGGGACATGGGCGCGAGAGAATCGCAGATCGTAGTCAACGTGGAGCGGACGGAAGCGGGGGCTGCCCGCGTGGTGGTCAGCTGGGATCGATCCTAG
- a CDS encoding putative transcriptional regulator, IclR family (identified by match to protein family HMM PF01614) — MAAKPIKVMANSADLLNALADNGPMSVVDIAEAISMPRPSVYRLLDALEHVELIGIREDGRAQLGTQILHLASASLQGIPEVSAARPAMARLNELTGQTVYLCAVRNQLVTCLDWVKGTKVTLLLLNPGGTLPPHAGATSRAIMAWDDQLRHSVTASAPLQAITPNTLTTAEQVEADAKIIRERGFSVSDQDVTVGVAALGVPLFDSHGVLRGALSVAGLRDDVLPRQDEFIALLQEAAKETAGKL, encoded by the coding sequence GTGGCAGCGAAACCCATCAAGGTGATGGCCAACAGTGCTGACCTCCTCAACGCGCTGGCCGACAACGGACCCATGAGCGTGGTGGACATCGCCGAGGCAATTTCCATGCCGCGCCCCAGCGTGTACCGGTTGCTTGACGCGCTCGAACACGTGGAACTGATCGGAATCCGGGAAGATGGCAGGGCTCAACTCGGTACGCAGATCCTTCACCTAGCAAGTGCTTCCCTTCAAGGGATTCCGGAGGTCTCCGCAGCCCGTCCCGCCATGGCCCGCCTCAACGAGCTCACGGGCCAGACCGTCTATCTCTGCGCCGTAAGGAACCAACTCGTGACCTGCCTCGATTGGGTCAAAGGGACCAAAGTGACGCTGCTGCTCCTCAACCCCGGCGGCACCCTCCCGCCGCACGCAGGTGCAACGTCGCGGGCCATCATGGCATGGGATGACCAACTCAGGCACAGCGTCACAGCGTCGGCTCCGCTGCAGGCGATCACGCCGAACACCCTCACCACAGCAGAGCAGGTTGAGGCTGACGCAAAAATCATCCGGGAACGCGGCTTCAGTGTGTCTGACCAGGACGTCACCGTCGGTGTCGCCGCACTGGGAGTGCCGCTGTTCGATTCCCATGGCGTATTACGCGGGGCACTGTCAGTTGCCGGACTTCGTGATGACGTCCTTCCTCGGCAGGACGAATTTATTGCGTTGCTGCAGGAAGCGGCGAAGGAAACAGCGGGCAAACTCTAG